A genomic window from Salvelinus namaycush isolate Seneca chromosome 5, SaNama_1.0, whole genome shotgun sequence includes:
- the LOC120048251 gene encoding uncharacterized protein LOC120048251 isoform X2, whose protein sequence is MWGNRELLAVKMALQEWRHWLEGAEHQFIVWTDHKNLENLRTAKCLNSRQARWPCCLSGSTFPSPTGQGPRTSSQMPFLAAITGNRSGRHSGPSRTLITGCLCLTLSVPRSWSRPIPPGLPVTRVLVRPWPSCPNAFGGLLWFWMLPHLSPSARSAHRTRLLGKLRRIFSNHCLSLTVPGSLDFITGLPPSEDNSAILTVVDRFSKAAHFIPLPKLPSVKETVQLMVQHVFRIHGLPVDMVSDRGRQFSSWFRKAFCTLIGSSASLSSGFHPQSNIQSERANQDSLVPNLRQPYHLESATGMGCVHPQHPSLLCHGSLALRVFLGISASALPEQEEEVSNPSAQMFIRRCHSTWKRAWAALLKTTSRDS, encoded by the exons ATGTGGGGGAATCGGGAGCTTCTcgcggtgaagatggcgttgcaggaatggaggcactggctggaaggggCGGAACATCAATTCATTGTGTGGACCGACCACAAAAACCTGGAGAACCTCCGCACCGCCAAgtgcctcaactccaggcaagcaAGATGGCCCTGCTGTTTATCCGGTTCAACTTTTCCCTCTCCCACCGGCCAGGGTCCAAGAACGTCAAGCCAGATGCCCTTTCTCGCCGCTATAACCGGAAACAGGTCCGGGAGGCACAGTGGTCCCAGCCGAACCCTGATAACCGGATGTTTGTGCCTGACGCTCTCCGTTCCGCGGTCCTGGAGTAGGCCCATTCCACCAGGCTTGCCTGTCACCCGGGTTCTCGTCAGACCCTGGCCTTCGTGCcccaacgcttttggtggcctactatgGTTCTGGATGTTGCCGCATTTGTCGCCGTCTGCACGGTCTGcgcacagaacaagactcctcggcaagctccggAGGATTTTCTCCAaccactgcctgtccctcaccgtccctggaTCCCTGGATTTCATCACGGGTCTCCCCCCATCTGAGGACAACTCTGCCATTCTGACTGTCGTTgatcggttttccaaagccgctcacttcattcctctccccaaactaccctcgGTCAAGGAGACGGTCCAGcttatggtgcagcacgtcttccggatccacggactcccggtggacatggtctccgaccggggtcGGCAGTTCTCATCCTGGTTCCGGAAGGCGTTCTGCAcgctcattgggtcgtcggccagcctgtcctccggattccacccccagtccaacaTCCAGTCagagcgagccaaccaggacTCTTTGGTGCCTAATCTCCGCCAACCCTACCATCTGGAGTCAGCAACTGGTATGGGTTGTGTACACCCGCAACACCCTTCCTTGCTCTGCCACGGGTCTCTCGCCCTTCGAGTGTTCCTTGGGATATCAGCCTCCGCTCTTCCCGAGCAAGAGGAGGAAGTCAGCAATCCCTCTGCCCAGATGTTCATCCGCCGCTGTCAcagtacctggaagagagcctgGGCCGCTCTGTTGAAGACCACTTCCAG ggactcctga
- the LOC120048251 gene encoding uncharacterized protein LOC120048251 isoform X1: MWGNRELLAVKMALQEWRHWLEGAEHQFIVWTDHKNLENLRTAKCLNSRQARWPCCLSGSTFPSPTGQGPRTSSQMPFLAAITGNRSGRHSGPSRTLITGCLCLTLSVPRSWSRPIPPGLPVTRVLVRPWPSCPNAFGGLLWFWMLPHLSPSARSAHRTRLLGKLRRIFSNHCLSLTVPGSLDFITGLPPSEDNSAILTVVDRFSKAAHFIPLPKLPSVKETVQLMVQHVFRIHGLPVDMVSDRGRQFSSWFRKAFCTLIGSSASLSSGFHPQSNIQSERANQDSLVPNLRQPYHLESATGMGCVHPQHPSLLCHGSLALRVFLGISASALPEQEEEVSNPSAQMFIRRCHSTWKRAWAALLKTTSRYRRQGFLG; encoded by the coding sequence ATGTGGGGGAATCGGGAGCTTCTcgcggtgaagatggcgttgcaggaatggaggcactggctggaaggggCGGAACATCAATTCATTGTGTGGACCGACCACAAAAACCTGGAGAACCTCCGCACCGCCAAgtgcctcaactccaggcaagcaAGATGGCCCTGCTGTTTATCCGGTTCAACTTTTCCCTCTCCCACCGGCCAGGGTCCAAGAACGTCAAGCCAGATGCCCTTTCTCGCCGCTATAACCGGAAACAGGTCCGGGAGGCACAGTGGTCCCAGCCGAACCCTGATAACCGGATGTTTGTGCCTGACGCTCTCCGTTCCGCGGTCCTGGAGTAGGCCCATTCCACCAGGCTTGCCTGTCACCCGGGTTCTCGTCAGACCCTGGCCTTCGTGCcccaacgcttttggtggcctactatgGTTCTGGATGTTGCCGCATTTGTCGCCGTCTGCACGGTCTGcgcacagaacaagactcctcggcaagctccggAGGATTTTCTCCAaccactgcctgtccctcaccgtccctggaTCCCTGGATTTCATCACGGGTCTCCCCCCATCTGAGGACAACTCTGCCATTCTGACTGTCGTTgatcggttttccaaagccgctcacttcattcctctccccaaactaccctcgGTCAAGGAGACGGTCCAGcttatggtgcagcacgtcttccggatccacggactcccggtggacatggtctccgaccggggtcGGCAGTTCTCATCCTGGTTCCGGAAGGCGTTCTGCAcgctcattgggtcgtcggccagcctgtcctccggattccacccccagtccaacaTCCAGTCagagcgagccaaccaggacTCTTTGGTGCCTAATCTCCGCCAACCCTACCATCTGGAGTCAGCAACTGGTATGGGTTGTGTACACCCGCAACACCCTTCCTTGCTCTGCCACGGGTCTCTCGCCCTTCGAGTGTTCCTTGGGATATCAGCCTCCGCTCTTCCCGAGCAAGAGGAGGAAGTCAGCAATCCCTCTGCCCAGATGTTCATCCGCCGCTGTCAcagtacctggaagagagcctgGGCCGCTCTGTTGAAGACCACTTCCAGGTATAGGCGACAAGGGTTtctaggataa